From a region of the Globicephala melas chromosome 19, mGloMel1.2, whole genome shotgun sequence genome:
- the LOC115847987 gene encoding zinc finger protein 256-like, which translates to MAAAAPRDPRQVGVTFEDIAVYFSWEEWRLLDEAQIRLYLDVMLENYALISSVGCCCGAEDAEAPFEQIASLGMSQARTPKAALCSQKTHPCEMCGPVLRNVFHLAEDQEIQHSQKLLRCGTCVKLFYFSANFKQHQRQHMGEKTLRSSVDEALFVKSCRFHVSQKPFTCREFEKDFLTIVGHLQQQASCTVEKPNTITQCESSSQGRRGHHTWGECKKALSLKHTLVQDQWVHTGRPCFVCSECGKTFRYKSSFVVHQRVHAGERLHVCGEFGKSFRQSSTVSQHQSIHSAARQYKCSKCGKSLPYKSIFISPHTWHNGENSYVCSECSKSFTSSSALTYHQRSHTGERPYECSDCGKSFISRPALRYHQRSHTGERPYECSECGKSFTTSSNLHYHQRVHTGERPYECSECGKSFNNRWVLIQHQRVHTGERPYECSECGKLFKYGSQLNQHQKAHTGEKPFKCTECGKSFNNRWTLIQHWRVHTGERPFECSECGKSFNRRNNLILHQRIHTGERPYVCNECGKSFTFSSSLRYHQRAHTGERPYECSECGKSFISRSDLHYHQRVHSGERPYECSECGKSFIQRNNLIIHQRIHTGERPYECNECGKSFTCSSTLHYHQRVHTGERPYVCSACGKSFITTSKLRCHQRGHSGERP; encoded by the exons ATGGCGGCGGCAGCGCCGAGGGACCCGCGTCAG GTTGGTGTGACCTTTGAAGACATTGCCGTGTACTTCTCCTGGGAGGAATGGAGACTCCTTGATGAGGCTCAGATACGCCTGTACCTTgatgtgatgctggagaactaCGCACTTATATCCTCAGTGG GTTGCTGCTGTGGAGCAGAGGATGCAGAGGCACCTTTTGAACAGATCGCTTCTCTAGGAATGTCACAGGCTAGGACTCCCAAGGCAGCTTTGTGTTCCCAGAAGACGCACCCCTGTGAGATGTGTGGTCCAGTCTTGAGAAATGTTTTCCACTTGGCTGAGGATCAGGAAAtacaacacagccagaaattGTTGAGGTGTGGGACATGCgtgaaactattttattttagtgcAAACTTTAAACAGCACCAAAGGCAGCACATGGGAGAGAAAACTCTCAGAAGCAGTGTGGATGAGGCCTTGTTTGTGAAGAGCTGCAGGTTCCATGTGTCACAGAAGCCATTTACCTGTAGGGAGTTTGAAAAGGACTTCCTGACTATTGTGGGACATCTGCAGCAACAGGCCTCTTGTACTGTCGAGAAGCCAAACACAATCACCCAGTGCGAGTCAAGTTCACAAGGCAGGAGAGGTCATCACACCTGGGGAGAATGCAAGAAAGCCCTCAGCCTCAAACACACACTTGTTCAGGACCAGTGGGTCCACACTGGAAGACCTTGTTTTGTGTGCAGTGAGTGTGGGAAAACATTCAGGTACAAATCCTCATTTGTTGTACACCAGAGAGTCCACGCTGGAGAAAGGCTTCATGTGTGTGGTGAATTTGGAAAATCCTTTAGGCAGAGCTCAACCGTCAGTCAACATCAAAGCATTCATTCTGCAGCAAGGCAGTACAAGTGCAGCAAATGTGGGAAATCCTTACCCTACAAATCTATCTTCATTTCTCCCCACACATGGCACAATGGAGAAAACAGTTACGTGTGCAGTGAATGTTCGAAATCTTTTACCTCTAGCTCAGCCCTCACTTATCATCAGAGATCTCAcacaggagaaaggccttatgagtgtaGTGACTGTGGGAAATCTTTTATCTCTAGGCCTGCCCTCAGATACCATCAGAGATCTCAcacaggagaaaggccttatgagtgcagtgaatgtgggaagtcTTTTACCACTAGCTCTAACCTTCATTATCATCAaagagttcacactggagaaaggccttatgagtgcagtgaatgtgggaaatcttttaaCAATAGGTGGGTTCTCATTCAACACCAGAGAgttcacacaggagaaaggccttatgaatGTAGTGAGTGTGGGAAGTTGTTTAAATATGGATCCCAATTGAATCAACACCAGAAAGCTCACACTGGTGAAAAGCCTTTTAAGTGCactgaatgtgggaaatcttttaaCAATAGGTGGACACTCATTCAACACTGGAGAgttcacacaggagaaaggcctttcgagtgcagtgaatgtgggaaatcctttaATCGGAGAAATAACCTCATTTTACACCAGAGAATTCATacaggagaaaggccttatgtgtgcaatgaatgtgggaaatcttttacCTTCAGCTCCAGCCTTCGTTACCATCAGAGAGCTCACACTGGAGAAAGaccttatgagtgcagtgaatgtgggaaatcttttatCTCTAGGTCTGACCTCCATTATCATCAGAGAGTTCATTCTGGAGAAAGACCTTATGAGTGTAGCgaatgtgggaaatcctttaTCCAAAGAAATAACCTCATAATACACCAGAGaattcacacaggagaaaggccttatgagtgcaatGAATGTGGTAAATCTTTTACCTGTAGTTCCACTCTCCATTATCATCAGAgggttcacactggagaaaggccttatgtgTGCAGTGCATGTGGGAAGTCTTTTATTACCACTTCCAAACTGCGTTGTCATCAGAGAGGTCACAGTGGAGAAAGGCCTTaa